From Leptotrichia wadei, one genomic window encodes:
- a CDS encoding N-acetylmuramoyl-L-alanine amidase, protein MKKNIANLLFLASILSVGNILNAHNQNVSKDVKKPIEIRIDNNGQVIRDQSGYGRNDNNNGQNTRISTDAQRGGTETISNSAGTIRVDTSYSSQGQDYRQKFIILHYTAGNRDSSLKTLTKNEVSAHYMVSDDKSEPVYSLVDENKRAWHAGVSDWKGRNNLNDTSIGIEIVNGGDVSGTFVPYKDFQIKEVAVLVKYLADKYEIPATNILGHSDIAPQRKSDPGPLFPWRELYTKYNIGMWYDNDTKNNYEREYSTKLSMIPVAEIQKELNKFGYGISITGAWDKQTKNVIKVFQHHFRPSNYSGEMDVETFAILKALNEKYNKK, encoded by the coding sequence ATGAAAAAAAATATAGCAAATTTATTATTTTTAGCATCAATATTATCTGTTGGAAATATATTAAATGCACATAATCAAAATGTTTCAAAAGATGTAAAAAAACCAATAGAAATACGTATTGATAATAACGGGCAAGTAATCAGGGATCAGTCTGGTTACGGCAGAAATGACAATAATAACGGACAAAACACCCGTATAAGCACAGATGCCCAAAGAGGCGGAACTGAAACAATATCAAATTCAGCAGGAACAATCAGAGTAGATACTTCGTATAGTTCTCAAGGTCAAGATTATAGACAGAAATTCATAATCTTGCATTATACGGCAGGAAATAGAGATTCGTCATTAAAAACTTTGACAAAAAATGAAGTAAGTGCGCATTACATGGTTTCAGATGACAAATCAGAACCAGTTTATTCATTGGTAGATGAAAATAAGAGAGCCTGGCATGCTGGAGTTAGTGATTGGAAAGGAAGAAACAATTTAAATGATACTTCAATTGGAATTGAAATTGTAAATGGTGGAGATGTCAGTGGAACATTTGTGCCATATAAAGATTTCCAAATAAAAGAGGTTGCTGTTTTAGTTAAATATTTAGCTGATAAATATGAAATTCCTGCAACGAATATTTTAGGACATTCAGATATTGCGCCACAAAGAAAATCTGATCCAGGTCCATTATTCCCTTGGAGAGAATTGTACACAAAATACAATATTGGAATGTGGTATGATAACGATACAAAAAATAATTATGAAAGAGAATATTCGACTAAATTGAGTATGATACCTGTTGCTGAAATTCAAAAAGAATTAAATAAATTTGGATACGGTATAAGTATAACTGGAGCTTGGGATAAACAAACTAAAAATGTAATAAAAGTATTCCAACACCATTTTAGACCATCAAATTATAGTGGAGAAATGGATGTTGAAACATTTGCTATTTTAAAAGCATTGAATGAAAAATATAATAAAAAATAG
- a CDS encoding ATP-grasp domain-containing protein, translating into MNFVYISPQFPKTNWEFCDRLKKNGVNILGIADVEYDQLDQKLKDSLTEYYKVSSLENYDEVLKAVAFFTHKYGKIDWLESNNEYWLAQDAQLRSDFNITTGIKADKIANIKEKSKMKKAYKKAKVPFADFSLVTTPTKAKKFIEKVGYPVVTKPDNGVGASDTHKIKNEEELKAFFENRNKDVKYIMEEYVDGDLVSYDAIIDSNGNPLFETGIFEPAIMDVVNDGLDVFYYVQKKMPEKLLDAGRKSIKGFGVKSRFVHLEFFKLNEDKDGLGKKGDYIGLEANMRPAGGYTPDMYNYANNTDVYQIWADMVAFDEIRNANLNEDLEKNYCVYASRRDNNNYVHSHDEIKQKYGNAIVMDERMPDIFSEAMGNYMYTAKFATKEEMEEFINFIHEKA; encoded by the coding sequence ATGAATTTCGTTTATATTTCACCACAATTTCCAAAAACAAACTGGGAATTTTGTGATAGATTGAAAAAAAATGGAGTAAATATATTAGGGATAGCAGATGTAGAATATGATCAGCTGGATCAAAAATTAAAGGACAGCTTGACTGAATATTATAAGGTTTCTAGTCTTGAAAATTATGATGAAGTATTGAAGGCAGTGGCTTTTTTTACTCATAAATATGGAAAAATAGACTGGCTTGAATCTAATAATGAATACTGGCTTGCACAAGATGCACAGCTTCGTTCTGATTTTAATATTACAACAGGAATAAAAGCTGACAAGATTGCTAATATTAAAGAAAAATCGAAAATGAAAAAAGCGTATAAGAAGGCAAAAGTGCCGTTTGCCGATTTTTCATTAGTGACAACACCTACAAAAGCGAAAAAATTTATTGAAAAAGTCGGGTATCCAGTTGTAACCAAGCCTGACAATGGAGTTGGAGCGAGCGATACTCATAAAATTAAAAATGAAGAAGAGTTAAAGGCATTTTTTGAAAATCGTAATAAAGATGTAAAATATATTATGGAAGAGTATGTTGATGGAGATCTTGTATCTTACGATGCCATTATTGACTCTAATGGTAATCCTCTTTTTGAAACTGGTATATTTGAACCTGCAATTATGGATGTTGTAAATGACGGGCTTGATGTTTTTTATTATGTGCAAAAGAAAATGCCTGAAAAATTGCTGGATGCAGGAAGAAAATCTATAAAAGGATTTGGAGTGAAAAGCAGATTTGTTCACTTGGAATTTTTTAAACTTAATGAAGATAAGGATGGATTAGGTAAAAAAGGTGATTATATTGGGCTGGAAGCAAATATGCGTCCTGCAGGCGGGTATACTCCTGATATGTACAACTATGCCAATAATACAGATGTTTATCAAATTTGGGCTGATATGGTAGCTTTTGATGAAATTAGAAATGCAAACTTGAATGAAGACTTAGAAAAAAATTACTGTGTTTATGCCAGCCGTCGTGATAATAACAATTATGTTCATTCACATGATGAAATTAAGCAAAAATATGGAAATGCGATTGTAATGGATGAAAGAATGCCTGATATTTTTTCAGAAGCTATGGGAAATTATATGTATACAGCAAAATTTGCTACAAAAGAGGAAATGGAAGAGTTTATAAACTTTATACATGAAAAGGCATAA
- a CDS encoding ABC transporter ATP-binding protein: MAKDNKKSQKSESKNQIKGLIRLLGYMFKHYKIRTLFVIAFICLSSFGMVVGTMYSKELIDGVIIPNIGKNNPEFLKSLISIIFKMITVYAGAVACTYIYEVFMIYIAQGTLKKLRDDVFIHMESLPIKYFDTNAHGDIMSVYSSDIDALRNMMVESLSQVISSIITIISVLISMFILNVPLTFFVVVMIIIMIVTTKTISAKSSKNYTAQQRNIGIVNGYVEEIIEGLKVVKVFSYEKKADERFNKLNTALFNRANNAMKFANILGPAVGNLGNINFVLTAVLGSIIVFNNIAGFTIGGLVSFLQFIKVINQPVSQIAQQLTSVILASAGAQRVFNLLDQTPEQDNGYVTLVNANIDENGKITETEKHTGAWAWKYPHSDGTISYERLMGDVVFEDVTFGYNDEKTILHNINLYAKPGEKIAFVGATGAGKTTITNLINRFYDINSGKIRYDGINIEKIKKHDLRESLGIVLQDTHLFSGTVADNIRYGKLDATDEEVRAAAKLANADHFIKHLPQGYNTYLSGDGSSLSQGQRQLLSIARAAIADPPVLILDEATSSIDTRTEKIVQEGMDKLMVGRTVFVIAHRLSTIKNSDVIMVLDQGKIIERGNHDELIAQKGTYYQLYTGGFENQ, encoded by the coding sequence ATGGCTAAAGATAACAAAAAATCCCAAAAATCTGAATCTAAAAATCAGATAAAAGGGTTAATAAGACTACTGGGGTATATGTTTAAGCATTACAAGATTCGTACATTATTTGTCATTGCATTTATTTGCCTTAGTTCATTTGGAATGGTTGTCGGAACGATGTATTCAAAGGAATTAATAGATGGAGTTATTATTCCAAACATTGGAAAAAATAATCCAGAGTTTTTAAAAAGCCTAATTTCAATAATTTTTAAGATGATAACTGTTTATGCCGGAGCAGTTGCATGTACATATATTTATGAAGTTTTTATGATTTACATTGCACAAGGGACATTAAAAAAATTAAGAGATGATGTATTTATACATATGGAATCTCTTCCTATAAAATATTTTGACACGAATGCACATGGAGATATAATGAGCGTCTATTCAAGTGACATTGATGCATTGAGAAATATGATGGTAGAAAGTTTATCGCAAGTAATTTCTTCAATCATTACAATTATAAGCGTACTTATTTCAATGTTCATCCTAAATGTTCCATTGACATTCTTTGTAGTAGTAATGATTATAATTATGATTGTCACAACAAAGACTATTTCTGCAAAAAGTTCAAAGAACTATACTGCACAGCAAAGAAATATCGGTATTGTAAATGGATATGTAGAGGAAATAATAGAAGGCCTGAAAGTTGTAAAAGTATTTTCGTATGAGAAAAAAGCTGATGAACGTTTTAACAAGCTGAATACGGCATTATTTAACAGGGCAAACAATGCAATGAAATTTGCAAACATTCTAGGCCCTGCTGTCGGAAACCTTGGAAATATAAACTTTGTACTTACAGCGGTTCTTGGTTCAATAATAGTGTTTAATAATATTGCAGGATTTACAATCGGTGGACTTGTATCATTCTTACAGTTCATAAAAGTAATAAATCAGCCTGTTTCACAAATTGCACAGCAATTAACATCAGTAATATTGGCATCGGCTGGAGCTCAAAGAGTATTTAACCTGTTAGATCAGACACCTGAGCAAGATAACGGCTATGTAACTCTTGTAAATGCAAATATTGATGAAAATGGAAAAATTACAGAAACAGAAAAGCACACAGGTGCATGGGCCTGGAAATATCCACATTCTGACGGAACGATTTCTTATGAAAGACTAATGGGAGATGTTGTTTTTGAAGATGTAACATTTGGCTACAATGATGAAAAAACAATCCTTCACAATATCAATCTTTATGCAAAGCCAGGAGAAAAAATCGCATTTGTTGGTGCAACAGGAGCTGGAAAAACTACAATTACAAACTTAATTAACAGATTTTACGATATTAACTCTGGAAAAATCCGATATGATGGTATTAATATTGAAAAAATAAAAAAACATGATTTAAGAGAATCGCTTGGAATTGTATTGCAGGACACACACTTATTTTCTGGAACAGTTGCCGACAACATCAGATATGGAAAACTTGATGCAACAGATGAAGAAGTACGTGCAGCCGCAAAACTTGCCAATGCCGATCATTTTATAAAACACTTGCCACAAGGCTACAACACCTATTTAAGTGGTGACGGTTCCAGCCTTTCACAAGGGCAGCGGCAATTATTATCAATAGCAAGAGCGGCAATCGCCGATCCACCAGTTTTAATTCTAGATGAAGCAACTTCAAGCATTGATACAAGAACAGAAAAAATTGTGCAGGAAGGAATGGATAAGTTAATGGTAGGAAGAACAGTATTTGTAATCGCCCACAGACTTTCAACTATTAAAAATTCTGATGTGATAATGGTACTTGATCAAGGAAAAATTATTGAACGTGGAAATCACGATGAACTGATTGCTCAAAAGGGAACTTATTATCAACTTTATACAGGTGGATTTGAAAATCAGTAA
- a CDS encoding epoxyqueuosine reductase QueH, giving the protein MENKENFIEKDIKNAKEILERMNPNQKINYHTILTKLISDWKSKNIRPKIMIHSCCAPCSTYTLEFLTQYADVTVLFANNNIHPKAEYKKRALVQEEFINKFNERTGNNVGFIEDEYKPADFYRAVKGLENEKEGGERCTVCFQMRLDIVAKKAQELGFDYFGSALTLSPHKNSQLINTLGLEIQEIFDVNYLPSDFKKNNGYKRSVDMCAEYDVYRQCYCGCIFAALDQGIDLNEYK; this is encoded by the coding sequence ATGGAAAATAAAGAAAATTTTATTGAAAAAGACATAAAAAATGCAAAAGAAATTTTAGAGAGAATGAATCCAAATCAAAAAATCAATTATCATACAATTTTGACGAAATTAATTTCAGATTGGAAAAGTAAAAATATTCGTCCTAAAATAATGATTCATAGCTGTTGTGCACCTTGTAGCACGTATACTTTGGAGTTTCTTACACAATATGCTGATGTGACAGTGTTGTTCGCAAATAATAATATTCATCCTAAAGCTGAATATAAGAAAAGAGCCTTAGTACAAGAAGAGTTTATAAATAAATTTAACGAACGAACAGGAAATAATGTTGGATTTATTGAAGATGAGTACAAACCAGCTGACTTTTATCGAGCTGTGAAAGGATTAGAAAACGAAAAAGAAGGTGGAGAGAGATGTACTGTTTGCTTTCAAATGAGATTAGATATTGTTGCAAAAAAGGCCCAAGAGTTAGGATTTGATTATTTTGGAAGCGCATTAACATTAAGTCCTCATAAAAATAGCCAATTAATAAACACTCTTGGATTAGAAATTCAAGAAATTTTTGATGTAAATTATTTGCCATCAGATTTTAAGAAAAATAATGGTTACAAGCGTTCAGTCGATATGTGCGCAGAATATGATGTTTATCGTCAATGCTATTGTGGGTGCATTTTTGCAGCATTGGATCAGGGGATTGACTTGAATGAGTATAAGTAA
- a CDS encoding pyridoxal phosphate-dependent aminotransferase encodes MKKFSNRALNMHYSPIRKLVPYIDEAKRNGVKVYQLHIGQPDVETPDTFFEGLNNYKEKIVKYTNSAGIIELRESFSKSYKKVEIDLLPEEILVTQGGSEAIQITLQTLCNPGDEVLVPEPYYTNYDSFLRIADAKLVPIETSIENHYHLPAREEIEKLITPKTKAIMFSNPSNPTGIVFRPEETELIKEIAIKYDLYIVTDEVYRQFIYDEEIAKSYQSFMSIPEIEDRVILVDSISKHYSATGARIGVIASKNKDFMAQALKFCQARLSVSTIEQYASTNLINTLDTYIDNTKLEYKVRRDMIYNNITKIPGVVTYKPSSSLYLIAELPVDDIEKFAIWLLTEFRYENQTLSFAPGPGFYTTPGKGIKEARFSFCTHNLIEIENGMKVLKKALEEYNKINK; translated from the coding sequence ATGAAAAAGTTTTCAAATAGAGCTTTAAATATGCACTATTCACCGATTAGAAAATTAGTTCCATACATTGATGAGGCTAAAAGAAATGGAGTAAAAGTGTATCAGTTACATATTGGTCAACCTGATGTGGAGACGCCAGATACATTTTTTGAAGGATTGAATAACTACAAAGAAAAAATTGTAAAATATACAAATTCAGCTGGAATAATAGAACTTAGAGAGTCATTTTCTAAATCTTATAAAAAAGTTGAAATTGATCTTTTACCAGAAGAAATTTTGGTTACTCAAGGTGGAAGTGAAGCAATTCAAATTACACTTCAAACTCTTTGTAATCCTGGGGATGAAGTTTTAGTGCCTGAGCCATATTATACTAATTATGACAGTTTTTTGAGAATTGCAGATGCAAAATTAGTTCCAATTGAAACTTCAATTGAAAATCATTATCATTTACCAGCAAGAGAAGAAATTGAAAAATTAATTACCCCAAAAACTAAGGCAATTATGTTTTCTAATCCAAGTAATCCGACAGGGATTGTTTTTAGACCAGAGGAAACAGAATTAATAAAAGAAATTGCGATAAAATATGACTTATACATAGTTACAGATGAAGTTTACAGACAATTTATTTATGATGAAGAAATTGCAAAAAGTTATCAATCATTCATGTCAATTCCAGAAATTGAAGATAGAGTAATTCTTGTGGATAGTATTTCTAAGCACTATAGTGCAACTGGAGCAAGAATTGGTGTTATTGCTTCTAAAAATAAAGATTTTATGGCACAAGCATTGAAATTTTGTCAGGCTAGATTATCAGTTTCAACAATTGAACAATATGCTAGTACAAACTTGATAAATACGCTGGATACATACATTGATAATACAAAGTTGGAGTATAAAGTTAGACGGGATATGATCTACAACAATATTACTAAAATACCTGGTGTTGTAACATACAAGCCAAGTAGTTCATTGTATTTAATTGCTGAATTGCCTGTAGATGATATTGAAAAATTTGCAATTTGGCTATTAACAGAATTTAGATATGAAAATCAAACATTATCATTTGCACCTGGGCCTGGATTTTATACAACACCTGGAAAAGGTATAAAGGAAGCCAGATTCTCATTCTGTACACATAACTTAATTGAAATTGAAAATGGAATGAAAGTATTGAAAAAAGCGTTGGAAGAATATAATAAAATAAATAAATAA
- a CDS encoding YcjF family protein, whose amino-acid sequence MSGNYYDDEFEKLKKELNNLKKEAGKDEEIDQENERIEKKRKQEEEIEEVEYQEKKAREIVDMSSVAAGGVGVIPIPFADAIPISGIQLNMIYQINEKFNVETEAKMIVSGLGTVIGASMIGRTVASNLLKFIPIVGSVASIGTAAAITKAMGEAYIITLKNLCIRYIKEGRPTNYLDMDDIVEEFKNNFKPPKK is encoded by the coding sequence ATGAGTGGAAATTATTATGATGATGAATTTGAAAAACTTAAAAAAGAATTAAACAATTTAAAAAAGGAAGCAGGAAAAGACGAGGAAATAGATCAAGAGAATGAAAGAATAGAGAAAAAAAGAAAGCAAGAAGAAGAAATTGAAGAAGTAGAGTATCAAGAAAAGAAAGCGAGAGAAATTGTTGATATGAGTTCTGTAGCAGCAGGTGGAGTAGGAGTTATACCAATACCTTTTGCAGATGCGATTCCTATTTCAGGAATACAGTTAAATATGATCTATCAAATAAATGAAAAATTTAATGTTGAAACAGAAGCTAAAATGATTGTTAGTGGACTAGGAACTGTTATTGGTGCTTCTATGATTGGAAGAACAGTAGCTTCTAATCTATTAAAATTTATTCCTATTGTTGGTTCAGTGGCTTCAATCGGAACAGCCGCTGCTATAACAAAAGCTATGGGAGAAGCTTACATAATAACATTGAAAAATTTGTGTATTAGATATATTAAAGAAGGAAGACCAACTAACTATCTTGATATGGATGATATTGTTGAGGAATTTAAAAATAATTTTAAACCACCTAAGAAATAA
- a CDS encoding ABC transporter ATP-binding protein has product MLKKLFSSLREYKKSALISPIFIGIEVIFEMLIPTLMAMIIDNGLNGNNGKGDMNFIIVMGLITLGVAMLSLLSGIQASKYASYASAGFAKNLRKDLFSKIQSFSFTNIDRFSTAGLITRFTTDVNNIQNSFQLLIRGFVRAPLMMCVAIFMSFMINPGLSMIFVVAVLFLGTFLAFIIFKVHPIFTAAIRKYDDINASLQENINGIRVVKAYIREKYETGKFKKATENLKNMLLKGENIIIFVSPVMQLTVFSCILLLSWFGAKMIVVRELTTGELTSLFAYTTNILMSLLMLAMMLVNIVFSRASGDRIAMVLNEEPSIKNPENGITEVKDGSILFKNVDFSYSNNPEVLNLTKINLEIKSGETIGIIGGTGSAKSALVQLIPRLYDVLDGELLVGGVNVKDYDIKTLRDNVAMVLQKNVLFSGSIKDNLRWGNENATDEEMEHACKLAQADEFIQKFPKKYDTRIERGGANVSGGQRQRLCIARALLKSPKILILDDSTSAVDTKTDKLIREAFKNELPHITKIIIGQRISSIKDSDKILVLEDGVITAAGTHDELIKMSNVYREVYESQTEGSDE; this is encoded by the coding sequence ATGTTAAAAAAATTATTTTCCAGTCTTAGGGAATATAAAAAAAGTGCATTGATTTCGCCTATATTCATTGGAATAGAAGTTATTTTTGAAATGCTTATTCCGACGCTTATGGCAATGATTATAGACAATGGGCTTAACGGAAATAACGGAAAAGGTGATATGAATTTTATTATCGTTATGGGCCTTATAACGCTGGGAGTGGCGATGTTGTCGCTGTTATCGGGAATACAAGCCAGTAAATATGCTTCTTATGCTTCGGCTGGATTTGCTAAAAATTTGAGAAAGGATTTGTTTTCTAAAATACAGTCATTTTCGTTTACAAATATTGATAGATTTTCTACAGCTGGACTTATTACAAGATTTACAACAGATGTTAATAATATCCAAAATTCATTTCAACTATTAATAAGAGGATTTGTAAGGGCTCCGCTTATGATGTGTGTTGCAATATTTATGTCCTTTATGATAAATCCAGGACTGTCAATGATATTTGTTGTTGCAGTTTTATTTTTAGGAACTTTTCTAGCTTTTATCATTTTTAAAGTTCATCCAATATTTACTGCAGCAATTAGAAAATATGACGACATTAATGCCAGTTTGCAGGAAAACATTAACGGAATCCGTGTTGTAAAAGCATATATCCGTGAAAAATATGAAACAGGAAAATTTAAAAAGGCAACGGAAAATTTGAAGAATATGCTATTAAAGGGAGAAAACATTATAATTTTTGTATCTCCAGTAATGCAGCTGACTGTATTTTCATGTATTTTGCTGCTTTCCTGGTTTGGTGCAAAGATGATTGTCGTGCGTGAATTGACAACTGGAGAATTGACAAGTTTATTTGCCTATACAACAAATATTCTTATGAGTCTTCTTATGCTCGCAATGATGCTTGTAAACATTGTATTTTCAAGAGCATCAGGAGATAGAATCGCAATGGTTTTAAATGAAGAGCCTAGCATTAAAAACCCTGAAAATGGAATAACTGAAGTAAAAGATGGTTCGATTTTATTTAAAAATGTTGACTTTAGTTACAGCAATAATCCTGAAGTGCTAAATTTGACAAAAATAAATCTGGAAATAAAATCTGGAGAAACTATTGGGATTATCGGTGGAACTGGAAGTGCAAAATCGGCTCTTGTTCAGTTAATTCCAAGACTGTATGATGTTTTAGATGGAGAACTTTTAGTTGGAGGAGTTAATGTTAAAGATTACGATATAAAGACGCTTCGTGACAATGTGGCGATGGTTCTTCAAAAAAATGTGCTGTTTTCAGGAAGTATAAAGGACAATTTACGTTGGGGAAATGAGAATGCGACTGATGAGGAAATGGAACATGCCTGTAAATTGGCACAGGCTGATGAATTTATCCAAAAATTTCCTAAAAAGTACGATACTCGTATTGAACGTGGCGGAGCAAATGTGTCTGGAGGGCAAAGACAAAGGCTATGTATTGCAAGAGCTTTGCTAAAATCTCCAAAAATATTAATTTTAGATGATTCAACCAGTGCAGTTGACACAAAAACAGATAAACTAATAAGAGAAGCCTTTAAAAATGAATTGCCACATATTACAAAAATTATTATTGGTCAAAGAATCTCATCAATAAAGGATTCTGATAAAATATTAGTTTTGGAGGATGGAGTTATTACAGCTGCAGGAACACACGATGAACTAATTAAAATGAGCAACGTATATCGTGAAGTTTACGAATCTCAGACAGAAGGGAGTGATGAGTAA
- a CDS encoding metallophosphoesterase: MGLNIRKIKEDDYQKIFVLTDIHGRFDLFEKLIEKIDLKKEDLLLILGDSCDRGKFSFELYNWYEEMIQKGYNIIHLMGNHENMLFESINDENSRLNWLYNGGNVTVKSFLNIKQKKKTIDEYWKNNKFYEEKWLFNFIEKMPHIVESENHLFVHAGIDFSKNLEDQEIKYLLWTRDDWYKKIIQEKSYIMVIPHKKILALKIIV; this comes from the coding sequence ATGGGACTAAATATAAGAAAAATTAAAGAAGATGATTATCAAAAAATTTTTGTTTTGACAGATATTCATGGAAGATTCGATTTGTTTGAAAAACTAATAGAAAAAATAGATTTGAAAAAAGAAGATTTACTACTGATTCTTGGAGATAGTTGTGATAGAGGGAAATTTTCTTTTGAGTTATATAATTGGTATGAAGAAATGATTCAAAAAGGTTACAATATTATTCACTTAATGGGAAATCACGAAAATATGCTTTTTGAATCAATAAATGATGAAAATTCTCGTTTAAATTGGTTATATAATGGTGGAAATGTTACTGTAAAATCTTTTTTGAACATCAAACAGAAGAAAAAAACAATAGATGAATATTGGAAAAATAATAAATTCTATGAAGAAAAATGGTTATTTAATTTTATTGAAAAAATGCCTCATATCGTTGAGAGTGAAAATCATTTATTTGTTCATGCAGGAATTGATTTTTCTAAAAATTTGGAAGATCAAGAAATTAAATATTTATTATGGACTCGAGATGATTGGTATAAAAAAATAATACAGGAAAAATCGTATATTATGGTCATACCCCACAAAAAGATATTAGCATTAAAAATAATTGTATAA
- a CDS encoding esterase family protein gives MQVEYRKEYSHNLGREMEFKRYGHAGKPVLVFPSQDGDCNQYEEFGMVDVLSDYIEQGRLQLFCVGSVDRESWSDINGDPRYRIEMQERWFNYIANEFVPRIQDISWRSDIIVTGCSMGGAHAGILFFRRPDLFDTLISLSGMFDASMFFGDYKDDLVYNNSVVDFLRNMPWDHYYLDLYRQKNIIICIGQGAWEGELLPSNRELAHILYEKQVPAWTDFWGYDVAHDWDWWRLQIRYFMEHLDI, from the coding sequence ATGCAAGTAGAATACAGAAAAGAATATAGTCATAATCTTGGAAGAGAAATGGAATTTAAAAGATATGGACATGCTGGGAAGCCAGTTTTAGTATTTCCTTCACAAGATGGAGATTGCAATCAATATGAAGAATTTGGGATGGTAGATGTCTTATCAGACTATATTGAGCAAGGAAGATTGCAATTATTCTGTGTGGGAAGTGTTGACAGGGAAAGCTGGTCAGACATTAACGGTGACCCAAGATACAGAATAGAAATGCAGGAAAGATGGTTTAATTATATTGCAAATGAATTTGTACCTAGAATTCAGGATATTTCTTGGAGAAGTGACATTATTGTGACAGGGTGCAGTATGGGTGGAGCACATGCGGGAATTTTATTTTTCCGTAGACCTGACTTATTTGACACATTAATTTCACTAAGCGGAATGTTTGATGCGTCAATGTTCTTTGGAGATTATAAGGATGATTTAGTTTATAACAACTCTGTTGTTGATTTCTTGAGAAATATGCCTTGGGATCATTATTATTTAGATTTGTATAGACAAAAAAATATCATTATATGTATTGGGCAAGGTGCATGGGAAGGTGAACTGCTTCCAAGTAATAGGGAATTAGCACACATTCTTTATGAAAAACAAGTTCCAGCATGGACAGATTTCTGGGGTTATGATGTAGCCCACGACTGGGACTGGTGGAGATTGCAAATAAGATATTTTATGGAACATTTGGATATTTAA
- a CDS encoding YdcF family protein produces MKNTIITVIKISIIIFIFLFFFVQYFIIKEYINDRKAVNENKKVDYVIILGARVKGEKPAKSLMERIKAATEYLKKNPEVKVIATGGKGKNEGIAEGVAIKRELLKNGISEDRIILEDKSKNTVENFRFSLEKIRNSENGKNKNSENNGNRKIKVLIVTNDYHIFRSKNIARKVGFDNKDYEIYGLPAKTPLISIPQSYFREFLSNVNYFLFQFKN; encoded by the coding sequence ATGAAGAATACAATTATAACAGTAATAAAAATTTCTATCATCATATTTATTTTTTTATTTTTCTTTGTACAATATTTCATAATAAAAGAATATATAAATGATAGAAAAGCCGTAAATGAAAATAAAAAAGTAGATTATGTAATAATACTGGGGGCAAGAGTAAAAGGAGAAAAGCCTGCTAAATCACTTATGGAAAGGATAAAGGCGGCAACGGAGTATTTAAAGAAAAATCCAGAAGTTAAGGTTATTGCGACTGGAGGAAAAGGGAAAAATGAAGGTATTGCAGAAGGGGTAGCCATAAAAAGAGAACTCTTGAAAAATGGAATTAGTGAAGATAGGATTATTTTGGAGGATAAATCTAAGAATACGGTTGAGAATTTTAGATTTAGTCTTGAAAAAATAAGAAATAGTGAAAATGGCAAGAATAAAAATTCTGAAAATAATGGAAATCGAAAAATAAAAGTATTGATTGTAACGAATGATTATCACATTTTCCGTTCTAAAAATATTGCTAGAAAAGTTGGATTTGATAATAAAGATTATGAAATTTATGGTCTTCCGGCAAAAACACCATTGATTTCAATTCCACAATCGTATTTTAGAGAGTTTTTATCGAATGTGAATTATTTTCTTTTTCAGTTTAAAAATTAA